In the Desulfosporosinus acidiphilus SJ4 genome, GATGATACAACCTCTTAACATAGAGCTGGGCAATACTAATACATAGCTTCCAAGTTGAAATGAAAGATATAACTCATCCCAAATCTGAGGCCCTAGCTTATTTAATTTTACTTCATGCACTAAGGAATGGACAAAGTCACCTTCAGTTTGCATCGTTTCTAAAGTTACATGATCTAAACGGTCTTCAGGCCTGTGAAAGTAACCGGCAGGCCTCCCGTAGATACCTAACCCCAGGGCTGGGATACCCTGATCCAAAAATGGGCTAAAATCACTAGAACCACCTTGAGTGCTTTCACGAGTCATTATGGTAAAATCCCGGCTGAGGTGATAGGGAATATGGCTTTTTCTAGCTAAAGCGGAGACTTGTTTAATCAACTCTGGCGGTGCAGATTTTTTACCTGCACCATCAATTTCCAGGGGAGTTCCCACCATATCAACATTGAGCATCCATTGAACAGCCGATAAATCAGCTTGTGAAATATAGTAATTTGAACCAACAAGGCCATTTTCTTCCGCGCCAAAAAAAACCAGTTGATAGGTCTTCTGGTGCGGCTCCTTACTTAAAACACGAGCCAGTTCAAGCAGCACACCTACTCCTGAGGCATTATCAACGGCACCGGGAACGTTCATAGTTGCAGTATCGTAATGAGCTCCAAGAACGATAGTATCCGGAAGAGTTCCCGGCAGCTCAGCAATAATATTTTGACTATTAACCAATTCAACACATTGTTTCGGGTCATTGAGGGAAGCATTGTGAAAGATCACTTTACTGAAAGGCTGCTCTCGTACCTTCCAGCCATTTTGTGATAAAACATAAGCAATATACTGTGCCGCCCTTAACTCCCCTTTACTTCCTGCCGGGCGAGGGCCAATTTTCTCAGCGAGATATTTAACATGGTCAAAAGCCAAGGTCGCCGAAAAATCCGAGCCTGACCCTTGGGAAGGCGAAACAGCTTCAGTCTTAGAATGAGCAAATCCTATTGTGATCAGAACGCCGAAAATAATTGCCATGATTATACGCCAACGAGTCTTTATCACCCTCATAACCCCATGCCCTTTCAAAGTGTTTAATCTCACCCTGCCAATTCTTATGAAAAACTTCTTAGGGTTATGCCTTTCCAATCTTTTAACCTTTTGGACACATATGTTATAATGTAGACAAATTTTGACCTCAGGAGACGTTAGTATGCCTAAGCGAAGTTTCAACTTAGTTACTATAATTCTTATGCTCTTAGCCTGTCTTTTATTTTTAAGCGGCTGTACATTTAAGGTTCCTAAAATTTTTGGTAAAAAGCCTCCTATTTCCAACCTTTCTGCGGATGCACTCCTCATAGATAAAGACGCAATCTATAATCGCACATTAAGTCTAATTCAATCCGCACAATCTTCAATTTTTGTTGAACAGTCAGAGTTTGACGACCCTAAGCTTATTAATCTTTTGCTCGCAAAATCCCGTTCAGGTGTTAGCGTCCACATTCTCTTAGATCAATGGCAAAAAAGAAACTGGCCTACTCTAGACCAATTGAAAAGCGAAAATGTATCGATTCAATATTATCCTGCTCAAAAAGGACAAAGCGACCATACTAAATGGTTAATTGTTGACCAAACAAAAGCAATTATTTACGGACCTACGTGGACAAGCGAGGGATTCCAAGCCCATGATTTGGCAGTAGAACTTTCCGGAAGTTCTGCCTGGAAAGCAGCCGCTCTCTTCTCTAAGGACTGGGAATTTACAACAACATTTCCCTTGGATGTGACAAAGACACAACCTACAACCCTCCCCAACGATAATATTACATTAGCTGTTAATGCAAATGTGAAACAACAAATTATAGAGTACATCTCCTCCAGCACGAAAACCATTTGGCTAGAAAATACAGAAATTACCGAGCCAGATATAGTTCAGGCCTTACTTGATGCTGCAGGAAAAGGACGTGATATCCGTCTAATTCTTGACCCCAGTGTAGCTGGTAAAACACCGGTAACTCTAGAAAAATTAAAAACTGGCGGGATATCCATACGTTATTCTTCAAGTCAGACGCCTCTCGGTCTTCATCTGGCAATATTTGATCAAAACTCCTTCCTGCTGAGCAGCTCTGAATGGACCCGTTATACCTTTCTTGCAGATCATGAGTTTTCCATTACGGTCCCATCTCCTACAGCCTCCTCAAAATTAGACCAAATGTTTCAAGAGGATTGGAAAAACAGCAAACCCTAGTTCATAATAAAATGGACTGTGCCAAAACTTGTTTGCCCCCGCATTGCATTCCCACTTTTGCTTCCCTAATCACTAAAGAAAGGCGTCGTCATTCCACTATATTAGTGAAATGATAACGCCTTTGGCTAGTTTGCCCCACTTTTGGTTTTCCGAGATAAGTTTTTACGCAACCCCTTTTCAATAGAAATTTATAGGGTTAATAATCCTCTTCTCCCAAATGTCTACAATCGCCGACGAGCTTAGGTGTCCACACTCCGCCTTCGACTTCGAAAATATTTAAGGCAGTGTTGTTCTGCCACGGTGTTTTGGCCCAGTCATGAAGTTCAAAGCCTAAGGCTTTAGTTACTAATAGTTTTAGGGTTAACCCGTGAGTTACCACACAAACGGTCTCCCCTTGATGGTCTTCAAGAATTCTTTGCATAAAATCCCAAGAACGGGAGAGCACCATCTCCATATTTTCTCCGCCAGGAGTGGTGATTAAATGTGGAGACAAATCCCATATTTTAAAAATATCCGGATAGGCTTCCCGCAGTTCTCCCCAGACATTCCCTTCCCATTCTCCAAATGAAAACTCTCGCAAAGCTGGATTTATGATGAGTTGGCCCAAGCCGATTTCGCGCCGAATCTCTTCTGCCGTCCCACGAGCTCTGGGAGCGTCGCTGGAATAAATATATTGGATACCCTCGTCCTTAAGCCTAAGGGCCAAAGAACGAGCCTGAATCAAGCCTTTTTCGGTAAGCGGGGAATCTAAACGTCCTTGTACACGTCCTTCGGTATTCCATACAGTTTGACCATGGCGGGTTAGAATTATTTTTATCATACATACACCCCTTAACCTTAACTAGCAACAACCATTTGGTGAAGTATATCATTGGCCATATTCCAAAAACACTGATATGTATGGGGTAGTTTGGTGGTTTGATATTTAAATATTCAGAATATAACAAAGGGTAGGAACTTCTCCCTACCCTTGCCCAACTTGCCGTAAGATTTCAGGTTTCTGACCCCGCTTTCGCAGGTGGGCACTTAGTCTAAGCTTTCCAACTTCCCTAGTTCCGAAAGGAAAAGGGCATGTTGTACTAACTTAGCATTTAGTTCCCGTGTCATTAATAGGATCAAAACCATGAAAGTCTCTACGCACAAGTCAGGTTATGTTTGTATTATATCACCAAAGTATAAAAAAATCTCTAGCAAATGCTTGGAAATTATCGTTTTCGAAGTTTATCCTCAATTTCCGCCAAACGATCCTGCAATAAGGCAATAGACATTTCTTGATTGCGTACACGCCGGCGAAGGTGATCTACTAGCTGGAGAAGTTCTTGGACATTTTCGTTCATGGTATCTTTACTCTGTTGCTCATATTCATTTATTTCTTCATTAGTTTTTTCATTTTCTTCGGGAGAAGATTCCATAGTCCCTTCAATGGTCTGTGACGTGAGAAGATATTTAAAACGAGCATATCGAGAGTTTCTGCCCGGCTGTACATCAAGGACGCCATCTTCGGCCAAGGCCTGAATGGCACGCTTTAAGGTAACACTGGCAGCTCCCGTTTCTCTCTGAATATCTGAATATGCTAATTCAAAGTCTTGTCCTTGATACATATTAGAAATTTTTTCAAAAAAATCTACAAACTTCCGATGAGTTTTTTCCTTTAATCTCAAAGCTAGTCCATCCTTCCACACATTTATTAAAAAACACTAAAGAATAATTTATATTATAGCAAATTTTAAATAAAAAGCTATAACTAAGAATTGATTTTAATATTAAGTTTCAATACATTTTTGCAATAAACTATTTATCTCCATAAAGTTTTTGAATTACTGCGTCTGATAAACCAAAAGTATGTTCCTCGGCAGGAAACTTGCATTCTTTAACTTCTTTATGAAAGGATTGAACCGCCCGTACGACCTCTTGGCCTAATTGAGCATATTGTTTCACAAACTTCGGTTTGAAACGTTCAAATAATCCAAGAATGTCATGATAAACCAATACCTGCCCGTCACAATCTAAGCCCGCACCAATTCCTATAGTTGGAATTTTAAGACTCGTGGTAATTCTCTCCGCGACTTGTCTCGGAACTGCTTCAATAACGATTATAAAAGCTCCCGCTTCTTCGATAGCCTTAGCATCATGGATTAATTGCCGGGCACTTTCCAAATCTCTTCCTTGAACTTTAAATCCTCCCATTTGACCGGCCGTTTGAGGAGTCAGTCCAATATGTCCAACCACCGGGATTCCGGCTCCGGTAAGAGCCTGAACAATAGGAGAAACATGAGTTCCCCCTTCAAGTTTAACCGCATCTGCTCCTCCTTCTTTTATGAGTCTGCCGGCGTTTAATAAGGCAAGTTCCGATGAGGTGTAGCTTAAAAAAGGCATATCGGCAATCACAAAGGTTTGAGGTGCACCGCGTCGTACAGCTTTCGTGTGATGGAGCATTTCCTCCATTGTCACTGGAACCGTAGAATCATACCCTAATACAACCATGCCTAAAGAATCTCCAACGAGGATGGTATCAACTCCTGCTTCTTCGACCAATTTTGCAGATGGATAATCATAAGCAGTGAGCATACTAATTTTTTCTCCTGCTTGTTTCATCGTTTCAAAGTCCGGAATCAATTTTTTCATAACCTGTTCCTCCATAAATATTTTTGTTTTAATGTTTGGGGTGTTGTCATACTCCGAGAAAATAAGGCATAGGTAGTTAACAATTAAAGGAGGGATACCATGACAAAATCCTTTCAGTTGACCCTGATTTTAAAAGGAATTCTTTTAGCGACCGTATTAGCCTTATTATTGTCCGTAGTTTTCGGCATTGTACTTTCCTACACATCGGTTCCAGAGTCCGAGCTGTTCCTCAATATTATCTTTGGTCTCAGTGTTTTTGTGGCATCTCTTATGACCGCACATCAAGCAGGTACAAAAGGTCTATACTATGGGCTGTCAATTGGACTGGGCTTTTCTCTTGTGGTGCTTGTTCTATCCGCGGTTTTGTGGCCGGAGGCTCCTTCATGGCTCAGAATAGGAGAAAAAGCCATTATAGCCCTGGTATCGGGTGGGATAGGTGGAATAATCGGAGTGCTTATCCCTAACAGCTAGATCATAACAGCCTGGAAATATTTTGTAAAACATTCTTTTCACATTTTTTATGTTTTACTGTTCAAAGATGGTCCGGAGATGAGAAAAAGAGAGGGAAATCCTAATTAAGCGATTTCCCTCTAATTTCTATTTGTATTTGAAAATTCCTGCAATTACACGTCATTTATTGAACCTGTAAACCCTTTTCATTTGTTCCCTTAAGTTATACAATATCCTCATAGCGGTTGAAAGGGGAACAAAACCATGTGTGTAGAAAAAACTCCTTGGGAACAGGTGATAGATTTTCATGGCCATACGTGTCCGGAAATAGCCTTAGGTTATAGAGTTGCCCAAATTGCTATGCGTGAATTGGGTATCAAACCGACGCCCAGCGCTGAACTTAAAGTAACGGCCCAGACCCATTCTTGTGCTTTAGATGCTTTTCAAGTATTGAATCATGCTACCTATGGCCGAGGAGCACTAATCGTTGAAGAGCAAGGACAACACAACTATATGTTTGAATACACCGGTACCACTGTTCGGGTGTTCATCACCATAAACCCTGAAATTCTTGATCATCTGGTCATTCCAAAAGATTTGAGCTCCCGTCGTGAAGTGCAAAATGCAACATTGGAAGCAATACAGTTTCTACTAAGCTCCGAAGAGAGCATGTTTTGTTCAATCCAAAAAGAATAACGATCTTATTCCATGGGATCTTGTGGAACAACATCTGCGTCTTTAGGCTGACGGTCTTTCCAAATCCTCCAAGCCAACAGGACCAAAGAGATTATAACCGCCACCGAACTGCTCCATTGTGCTGCTGTCCAATGGAACAAGAACCTTGGGCTGTCACCTCTCAATCCTTCCAGGAAGAACCTTGAGGTATTATACAATACTAAATACAGTAAGAAAATCGTCCCTGAAGGCCATTTTCTTAGTTTCAAGATAACGAGAAGCGCAAAGATAATAACATCGACTTGCCCCTCCCAAACCTCTGCCGGCCAGAGAGGTTGATTTCCAAAAGTGTCACGGGCGATCGTCCCAACCGGGTAGAGAATTCCAAAGTTTCCACCCGTTGGCCCTCCAAAGGCATCGCCATTCATAAGATTAGCATCCCTGCCGATGGATTGGGCAAGCATCAATCCAGGAGCTGCTAAATCAGCGAGTTCCCAAAAGGGCAGTTTTTTACGCCAAACAAAGATTCCTCCACCAATTAAGGCCCCTACAACCCCGCCTTGAATAGAAAGTCCTCCATGCCATATTGCAATAATTTCTCCTGGATATTTGCTGTAAAAGGACCAATCGAAAAAAAACACCTGCCAGATCCGAGCCCCCAATAAACCCGCAAGGAGTAAAATTGGTGCTAAATCAAGCATGGTCTCCATATAGTCTTCTCGTTTTTCAGCTTTGGCAAAGTATAGTGTAACTCCCACTCCAAGAACAAATGCCAGTGCAAAAAGCGTGCCGTAAGCACGTACCGGGAAATTTCCGATAAAAAACCAGAACTGATGCATTATTGCTTCCTCCACTCAACTATGTACCTATTTCATAAGTTTCCCTGTATTATAGCCAAACATCGTTTAATAATATTCTTTTTGAAGCACTTAGCCAACCCAAACTGCAAGATCATGCGTAATAAGTCGCAGTGTGACGATAAGCTCGTCCGCTTATCGTCAGCCAGAGGTCTCTTTCCATTGTCCCGATAGTCTCCGATAGAGTATCGCACTTGTGGATGTATAAAAAATAATGACAGATCCGATACTAGTTATCGGATCTGTTTTGGCTTATAAGCTATTTAGTTTAGAAAAGAAACGGTTATATCCATTGGAATCCGGTATTGAAGCTTCTCGTTCTTTTTTTCCCATTGGTTTTTGAACTGTTTGGTAATAGCTTGAATGCTTCTTTTTACCTGTTAAAGCATCTGAATATACAGTAACTACTAAAATAGCAACAGCGATAAGAACTACTAACCATTGAAAAAGCATTATCATTAACACCTCCATCACCATTTTATGGCCTCTGGCTAGATTGTCAAGTATTCTTTTTCCCTAATTTCTTTACTCAAAAATAGCCGTCACTCGGTCACCCGGGTGCAAAACCGTCGTAAACTCAGCCATCTGCCCATTTACACGAAGTTTTAAAGAGGCACCTTTTGGCATCTCGTCAGGAAATTTGACATAGGGCAAGAGATCAGAGAGAATTAGCATCTTCTTATGACCTGTAACTCTCAAATCCATTCCATCTTCGAGCAGGTCACTTTCGGCCACTGGCTTACCGTGAAATGAGATTTCAACATTCTGGGCAGGATACTCAATTTCTTCTCCATTGACAGTAAAAATAAGGGGCCTTGGCTGAAGGTTTAACTGCCCCACTGTTTTCTGTTCCAGGCGAACTTCAACAATGTCTCCCTCATGAATCGGACAGTTGTCCTTGATAGAGCAGCCATTGACTAACATCTGCCGTTTGAGAATAATCGTTTGAAATTCTCCATTAATTTTAATCGTTAACGTCTCTTGGGCAGGAATTTGCTCATTTTGCAGGCTTTTTTGATCTAATAAATCTTGCAGGTCTTCATTAGAAATATACGTCAACTTATAGCCATCACGGATTTTGTCGCTGAAGTTTAAGAGAGTGCCGTCCAGAAAAACTTGGGGAAAATAATCTTCCCGCCTCCCATTCCAGGAAATCAATTTATGTTCAGAGGGGGGAAGGATTTCGCCAATCGTAACCTCAGCATCTTCACCGGGAATGCCGGGTATAAACTCAATAATGTCTCCTTGATTCAGGGTTTGATCAAATCGACCTGGTTGAGAGTTCACACTCAATTGAGCGGGACGACCCATTGTTCCCTTGATCATTCGCATTTCGTGATTCCATTCATAGGTAAAAGCAGCCCCCGGTTTTCCTACAAAGGAACGAGGAGATATGCCTGCGGCAAGCAAGGCCTCTGCTACCGTCGTTAATTGTATTTCAAAGATCGGTATCGGCATTTGATTGACAGTTACCGTATAGTACTGAAGTCCTGTCTCTTCTAGTGCGGAAATTCCAATTCCCATGGGAGTAATGCTCTCAGGCCCCTTAAGACTTTTTTCTCCGTAAATATCCGTTAAGCGTTCGCGAACTTGAACCCCTACCCGTTTTTGAGCAATATCCAAAAGCTCGGATAACATTTGAGGAAGCAGAGGAGTTAAACTTCCTCCCCCAATAAGTATGACTCCTTGCGGTACCTTTTGATTAAGTTTAATAATCTCTTGGGCAATATTTTGGGCAAGTCTGCGAACAACAGGTTCAATGACAGATAATACGTCATCTTTGGAAACAACCACCTTAGTTCCTAAAAAATCCGAAAACTTCAGTTGGGATTTAATATTTATTTCCCGCTTAATTTTTTCACCCACTTGGAAATCAAGAAGGAAATGCTCGCAAATCGCTTCTGTCACCTCATCCCCTGCCATGGGCACCATTCCATAGGCAAAGAAGGATCCCTCTCGCGTCAGAGCAATATCTGCCGTACCAGCTCCCACATCAACAAGTGCCAGGTTAAGTCGCCGCATGTTCTGAGGTATCGCTGCTTGCCCAGCCGCAATAGGTTCTAAGGTTAGACTGGTCATTTCTAAGCCAACTTTGCTCAGAACAGATATTAAGCCGTCAACTACTGTTCTGGGGAGAAATGTTGCTATCACCTTGACTTGAGCGCGTTTTCCTCTCTGGCCTATGAGATTAGAAA is a window encoding:
- the panB gene encoding 3-methyl-2-oxobutanoate hydroxymethyltransferase is translated as MKKLIPDFETMKQAGEKISMLTAYDYPSAKLVEEAGVDTILVGDSLGMVVLGYDSTVPVTMEEMLHHTKAVRRGAPQTFVIADMPFLSYTSSELALLNAGRLIKEGGADAVKLEGGTHVSPIVQALTGAGIPVVGHIGLTPQTAGQMGGFKVQGRDLESARQLIHDAKAIEEAGAFIIVIEAVPRQVAERITTSLKIPTIGIGAGLDCDGQVLVYHDILGLFERFKPKFVKQYAQLGQEVVRAVQSFHKEVKECKFPAEEHTFGLSDAVIQKLYGDK
- a CDS encoding cell division protein FtsA, encoding MEPIFALDIGTRMVMGLVMTKHKDHGYEILASASTEHRQRAMYDGQVHDVNEVARAVTAVKETLEKKLEVSLKHVAVAAAGRALRTEVAAAEYTELLPVRWERETILALELEAVHKALRQLKSSAEDDSEQYHCVGYSTIASWNEGEEISNLIGQRGKRAQVKVIATFLPRTVVDGLISVLSKVGLEMTSLTLEPIAAGQAAIPQNMRRLNLALVDVGAGTADIALTREGSFFAYGMVPMAGDEVTEAICEHFLLDFQVGEKIKREINIKSQLKFSDFLGTKVVVSKDDVLSVIEPVVRRLAQNIAQEIIKLNQKVPQGVILIGGGSLTPLLPQMLSELLDIAQKRVGVQVRERLTDIYGEKSLKGPESITPMGIGISALEETGLQYYTVTVNQMPIPIFEIQLTTVAEALLAAGISPRSFVGKPGAAFTYEWNHEMRMIKGTMGRPAQLSVNSQPGRFDQTLNQGDIIEFIPGIPGEDAEVTIGEILPPSEHKLISWNGRREDYFPQVFLDGTLLNFSDKIRDGYKLTYISNEDLQDLLDQKSLQNEQIPAQETLTIKINGEFQTIILKRQMLVNGCSIKDNCPIHEGDIVEVRLEQKTVGQLNLQPRPLIFTVNGEEIEYPAQNVEISFHGKPVAESDLLEDGMDLRVTGHKKMLILSDLLPYVKFPDEMPKGASLKLRVNGQMAEFTTVLHPGDRVTAIFE
- a CDS encoding phospholipase D-like domain-containing protein → MPKRSFNLVTIILMLLACLLFLSGCTFKVPKIFGKKPPISNLSADALLIDKDAIYNRTLSLIQSAQSSIFVEQSEFDDPKLINLLLAKSRSGVSVHILLDQWQKRNWPTLDQLKSENVSIQYYPAQKGQSDHTKWLIVDQTKAIIYGPTWTSEGFQAHDLAVELSGSSAWKAAALFSKDWEFTTTFPLDVTKTQPTTLPNDNITLAVNANVKQQIIEYISSSTKTIWLENTEITEPDIVQALLDAAGKGRDIRLILDPSVAGKTPVTLEKLKTGGISIRYSSSQTPLGLHLAIFDQNSFLLSSSEWTRYTFLADHEFSITVPSPTASSKLDQMFQEDWKNSKP
- the lgt gene encoding prolipoprotein diacylglyceryl transferase — translated: MHQFWFFIGNFPVRAYGTLFALAFVLGVGVTLYFAKAEKREDYMETMLDLAPILLLAGLLGARIWQVFFFDWSFYSKYPGEIIAIWHGGLSIQGGVVGALIGGGIFVWRKKLPFWELADLAAPGLMLAQSIGRDANLMNGDAFGGPTGGNFGILYPVGTIARDTFGNQPLWPAEVWEGQVDVIIFALLVILKLRKWPSGTIFLLYLVLYNTSRFFLEGLRGDSPRFLFHWTAAQWSSSVAVIISLVLLAWRIWKDRQPKDADVVPQDPME
- a CDS encoding histidine phosphatase family protein — translated: MIKIILTRHGQTVWNTEGRVQGRLDSPLTEKGLIQARSLALRLKDEGIQYIYSSDAPRARGTAEEIRREIGLGQLIINPALREFSFGEWEGNVWGELREAYPDIFKIWDLSPHLITTPGGENMEMVLSRSWDFMQRILEDHQGETVCVVTHGLTLKLLVTKALGFELHDWAKTPWQNNTALNIFEVEGGVWTPKLVGDCRHLGEEDY
- a CDS encoding TIGR04086 family membrane protein, giving the protein MTKSFQLTLILKGILLATVLALLLSVVFGIVLSYTSVPESELFLNIIFGLSVFVASLMTAHQAGTKGLYYGLSIGLGFSLVVLVLSAVLWPEAPSWLRIGEKAIIALVSGGIGGIIGVLIPNS
- a CDS encoding formylmethanofuran dehydrogenase subunit E family protein, with the translated sequence MCVEKTPWEQVIDFHGHTCPEIALGYRVAQIAMRELGIKPTPSAELKVTAQTHSCALDAFQVLNHATYGRGALIVEEQGQHNYMFEYTGTTVRVFITINPEILDHLVIPKDLSSRREVQNATLEAIQFLLSSEESMFCSIQKE